The following proteins are encoded in a genomic region of Novosphingobium sp. PP1Y:
- a CDS encoding urease accessory protein UreD, translated as MSDDQTIPPTAACAPARADAVPASLRSVGEIDLAFIGRSGVAAVSRAFQSGCLRMRMPRTSGEEPCAVLINTAGGLAEGDRLVQGVTWAQGVRSAVATQAAEKVYRALDQGSQIATRLHVEQGAQAEWLPQETILFDEARLVRDTQIALAQDSSFLGVEALVLGREAMGESVTRGALRDRLRIWRGGKLIYADTLALEGDIADLMAHAAVGGRARAMAVIVHVANDAAALLEPVRSALETAQGQAAASAWNGILAVRLIAPDGEILRRDIAATLEVMRKGRALPRVWRC; from the coding sequence ATGAGTGACGATCAGACTATCCCGCCCACGGCGGCTTGCGCGCCCGCGCGGGCGGATGCGGTTCCCGCCAGCCTGCGCAGCGTCGGTGAGATCGACCTTGCCTTCATCGGCAGGTCCGGGGTCGCCGCCGTTTCGCGCGCCTTTCAGTCGGGTTGCCTGCGCATGCGCATGCCGCGCACTTCGGGTGAGGAGCCCTGCGCGGTGCTTATCAACACCGCGGGCGGCCTTGCCGAGGGCGATCGCCTCGTCCAGGGCGTGACATGGGCACAGGGCGTGCGATCTGCCGTGGCGACCCAGGCGGCAGAGAAAGTCTACCGGGCCCTTGACCAAGGTTCGCAAATAGCAACGCGCCTGCACGTGGAACAAGGCGCCCAGGCAGAATGGCTGCCACAGGAAACCATCCTGTTCGACGAGGCCCGATTGGTGCGCGATACGCAGATCGCGCTGGCGCAGGATTCAAGTTTTCTGGGCGTGGAAGCACTTGTGCTGGGCCGCGAGGCGATGGGTGAGAGCGTCACGCGGGGAGCCTTGCGCGACCGCCTGCGGATCTGGCGGGGCGGCAAACTGATCTATGCCGATACCCTGGCGCTTGAGGGCGATATCGCGGACCTCATGGCTCATGCCGCAGTGGGCGGCCGAGCGCGAGCCATGGCAGTCATCGTCCATGTGGCGAATGACGCCGCCGCCTTGCTCGAACCGGTGCGCAGCGCGCTGGAGACTGCCCAGGGACAGGCAGCTGCGAGCGCCTGGAATGGCATCCTGGCGGTGCGCCTGATTGCGCCCGATGGAGAAATCCTGCGCCGCGACATCGCGGCCACACTTGAAGTCATGCGCAAGGGGCGTGCCTTGCCCCGCGTCTGGAGATGCTGA
- a CDS encoding urease subunit gamma, giving the protein MNLTPREKDKLMLSLAAMVARRRLERGVSLNYPEAIALISDFVLEGARDGRSVADLMEAGAHVITREQVMPGVADMIHDVQVEATFPDGTKLVSVHDPIR; this is encoded by the coding sequence ATGAACCTCACACCTCGCGAGAAGGACAAGCTGATGCTCTCGCTGGCCGCCATGGTGGCGCGCCGCCGGCTCGAGCGCGGCGTGTCGCTGAATTACCCCGAGGCCATCGCGCTGATTTCCGACTTCGTTCTCGAAGGTGCGCGCGACGGACGCTCGGTGGCCGATCTGATGGAGGCGGGGGCCCATGTCATCACACGCGAGCAGGTCATGCCCGGTGTCGCCGACATGATCCACGACGTGCAGGTCGAGGCCACCTTTCCCGATGGCACCAAGCTGGTGAGCGTTCATGACCCGATCCGCTGA
- a CDS encoding urease subunit beta — MTRSADPFIPGEILAAPGEHELNAGQPVTAIRVANSGDRPVQVGSHYHFAEANDGLVFDRDAALGKRLDIPAGTAVRFEPGQAREVSLVPLRGDRQVFGFQGKVMGPLEAGDA; from the coding sequence ATGACCCGATCCGCTGATCCGTTCATTCCCGGAGAGATCCTTGCCGCGCCGGGAGAGCACGAGCTCAATGCCGGGCAGCCGGTCACAGCGATCCGCGTCGCCAACAGCGGCGATCGGCCGGTGCAGGTAGGCAGCCACTACCACTTCGCCGAAGCAAACGACGGTCTCGTGTTCGATCGCGATGCGGCACTTGGCAAGCGGCTCGATATTCCTGCCGGCACCGCTGTGCGCTTCGAACCCGGTCAGGCGCGCGAGGTCTCGCTCGTTCCGCTGCGGGGTGATCGGCAGGTCTTCGGTTTCCAGGGCAAGGTCATGGGCCCGCTCGAAGCGGGAGACGCCTGA
- the ureC gene encoding urease subunit alpha → MAYRMSRAAYADMFGPTTGDRMRLGDTNILIRIESDATMLGEEVKFGGGKVIRDGMGQSQRTNAQGAADTVITNAVILDWTGIYKADIALRAGRIAAIGKAGNPDIQPGVEIVIGPGTEIIAGEGKIVTAGGIDAHIHYICPQQVEEALASGVTTFAGGGTGPSTGTNATTCTPGPWHIKRMLMAAEGLPVNLAFAGKGNASDPAALEEMVRAGAAALKLHEDWGTTPAAIDCCLSVADRMDVQVMIHTDTLNESGFVEDTIAAFKGRTIHAFHTEGAGGGHAPDILKLAGFANVIPSSTNPTMPFTVNTIEEHLDMLMVCHHLDPSIPEDLAFAESRIRKETIAAEDILHDMGALSIISSDSQAMGRVGEVISRTWQTAHKMKAQRGALEGDCSEADNERAKRYVAKYTINPAIAQGMAREIGSIEVGKLADLVIWDPAFFGAKPDLVLKGGMIVCAMMGDPNASIPTPQPVHSRPMFGQFGKAMAASCITFVSNAAYEADIAGELGLARTVMPVSQTRGIGKAQMKCNDALPDIRIDPETYEVHADGELLACEPATELPLAQRYFMY, encoded by the coding sequence ATGGCCTATCGCATGTCCCGCGCCGCCTATGCCGACATGTTCGGGCCAACCACCGGGGACCGGATGCGCCTCGGCGACACCAATATCCTCATCCGCATCGAGAGCGACGCCACGATGCTGGGGGAAGAAGTCAAGTTCGGCGGCGGCAAGGTGATCCGCGACGGCATGGGGCAGAGCCAGCGCACCAATGCGCAAGGCGCTGCAGATACCGTCATCACCAATGCCGTTATCCTGGACTGGACCGGCATCTACAAGGCGGACATCGCGCTCAGGGCCGGGCGCATCGCTGCCATCGGCAAGGCGGGCAACCCCGATATCCAGCCCGGTGTCGAGATCGTGATCGGACCGGGGACCGAGATTATCGCAGGCGAAGGCAAGATCGTCACCGCCGGCGGCATCGACGCGCATATCCATTACATCTGCCCCCAGCAGGTGGAGGAGGCGCTGGCGAGCGGGGTGACCACCTTTGCAGGCGGAGGCACCGGCCCTTCGACCGGAACCAATGCGACCACCTGCACGCCGGGCCCGTGGCACATCAAGCGCATGCTCATGGCGGCCGAGGGGTTGCCGGTGAACCTGGCATTCGCGGGCAAGGGCAATGCCAGCGACCCGGCTGCTCTGGAGGAAATGGTCCGCGCCGGCGCCGCCGCTCTCAAGCTGCACGAGGACTGGGGCACGACCCCCGCTGCCATCGACTGCTGCCTTTCGGTAGCCGACCGGATGGACGTGCAGGTCATGATCCATACCGACACGCTCAACGAAAGCGGGTTCGTCGAGGATACGATCGCTGCCTTCAAGGGCCGCACGATACACGCCTTCCATACCGAGGGTGCGGGCGGCGGACATGCGCCCGACATCCTCAAGCTGGCAGGCTTTGCCAATGTCATCCCGTCCTCGACCAATCCGACGATGCCTTTCACCGTGAACACGATCGAGGAGCACCTCGACATGCTTATGGTGTGCCACCACCTCGATCCATCGATACCAGAGGACCTGGCCTTCGCCGAAAGCCGCATCCGCAAGGAGACCATTGCGGCCGAGGACATCCTGCATGACATGGGCGCGCTCTCGATCATTTCCTCGGACAGCCAGGCGATGGGCCGTGTGGGCGAAGTCATTTCCCGCACCTGGCAGACTGCCCACAAGATGAAGGCCCAGCGCGGCGCCCTGGAAGGTGACTGCTCCGAGGCAGACAACGAGCGCGCCAAGCGCTATGTCGCCAAGTACACGATCAACCCGGCCATCGCGCAGGGCATGGCTCGCGAGATCGGCTCGATCGAGGTCGGCAAGCTGGCCGATCTGGTCATCTGGGACCCGGCGTTCTTTGGCGCAAAGCCCGATCTCGTGCTCAAGGGCGGCATGATCGTGTGTGCCATGATGGGTGACCCCAATGCCTCGATCCCGACGCCGCAGCCGGTCCATTCGCGCCCGATGTTCGGCCAGTTCGGCAAGGCCATGGCGGCAAGCTGCATAACCTTTGTCAGCAATGCGGCCTATGAGGCTGATATTGCAGGAGAGCTTGGTCTCGCCCGCACTGTGATGCCGGTCAGTCAGACGCGCGGCATCGGCAAGGCGCAGATGAAGTGCAACGACGCGCTGCCCGATATTCGTATCGATCCCGAGACTTACGAAGTCCACGCCGACGGGGAATTGCTTGCCTGCGAGCCGGCCACCGAGCTGCCACTGGCGCAGCGCTATTTCATGTACTGA
- a CDS encoding urease accessory protein UreE — translation MRRIIRIESEAAEKAADAVRLDFDQRNRRRIVFTTNGGASILLDMARPVHLRDGDMLRLDDDSMVRVEALCEPLIEIAAHSSAELVRISWHLGNRHLPTQLLPGDNGGTLRIRHDHVIAEMVVGLGGHCQPVLAPFDPEGGAYSGTGGHHHGHGHDHEHEHEHEHGQAHNHAHSHGQEHHAHG, via the coding sequence ATGAGAAGAATTATCAGGATCGAGAGTGAAGCGGCTGAAAAAGCTGCAGATGCGGTCCGCCTGGATTTCGACCAGCGTAATCGCCGCCGGATCGTCTTCACCACGAATGGCGGGGCTTCGATCCTGCTGGACATGGCACGCCCGGTACACTTGCGCGACGGTGACATGCTGCGCCTCGACGATGACAGCATGGTGCGCGTGGAGGCCCTTTGCGAGCCACTGATCGAGATCGCTGCGCATTCGAGCGCCGAGCTGGTCCGCATTTCCTGGCACCTGGGCAACCGTCATCTGCCGACGCAGCTTCTGCCCGGCGATAACGGCGGAACCCTGCGCATTCGCCACGATCACGTGATTGCCGAAATGGTGGTCGGACTGGGCGGCCACTGCCAGCCCGTCCTTGCGCCTTTCGACCCCGAGGGCGGGGCCTATTCGGGCACTGGCGGACATCACCACGGACACGGTCATGACCATGAGCATGAGCATGAGCATGAGCATGGCCAAGCGCACAATCACGCTCACAGCCACGGACAAGAGCATCACGCCCATGGCTGA
- a CDS encoding urease accessory protein UreF, whose protein sequence is MAKRTITLTATDKSITPMADAELFDLMSWMSPAWPIGAFAHSSGLEWAVEAGHVTDRSSTRDWIVALVEHGAIHNDLVLFTHAWRASRLGDADRFDEVAQLALASQIGHERYVESTAQGSAFVRISRAASGVADFTKQLAGLERTDIAYPVAAAALFALRGIALERALTAWLHGAVSNLVSAAQRLVPLGQTDGQLVLHDCREVVMAAVKHMASLPDGDPFDALGGCTLVADLGCMAHETQYTRLFRT, encoded by the coding sequence ATGGCCAAGCGCACAATCACGCTCACAGCCACGGACAAGAGCATCACGCCCATGGCTGACGCCGAGCTCTTCGACCTGATGAGCTGGATGTCGCCGGCCTGGCCGATCGGTGCCTTTGCCCATTCCAGCGGACTGGAATGGGCGGTGGAGGCCGGTCACGTCACAGATCGCAGCAGCACCCGGGACTGGATCGTCGCGCTTGTCGAGCATGGCGCGATCCACAATGACCTCGTGCTGTTCACGCACGCCTGGCGGGCGTCCCGCCTCGGCGATGCGGACCGCTTCGACGAAGTGGCGCAGCTCGCGCTGGCCAGTCAGATCGGTCACGAACGCTATGTCGAGAGCACCGCACAGGGCAGCGCTTTCGTACGCATTTCGCGCGCGGCCTCGGGCGTCGCCGATTTTACGAAGCAACTTGCCGGTCTCGAGCGCACGGACATCGCCTATCCCGTTGCGGCGGCGGCACTTTTCGCGCTTCGCGGCATTGCACTGGAACGCGCGCTGACGGCCTGGCTGCACGGCGCGGTGTCCAATCTCGTCTCGGCAGCGCAGCGCCTCGTGCCGCTCGGGCAGACAGACGGCCAGCTCGTCCTTCATGACTGCCGCGAGGTCGTCATGGCCGCCGTCAAGCACATGGCCAGCCTGCCGGACGGCGATCCTTTCGATGCCCTGGGCGGCTGCACGCTCGTCGCCGACCTCGGCTGCATGGCTCACGAAACCCAATACACAAGGCTGTTCAGGACATGA
- the ureG gene encoding urease accessory protein UreG, which produces MATPLPASGPLRVGIGGPVGSGKTALMDALCKYLRESYQIAAITNDIYTREDAEFLTRAGSLDPDRILGVETGGCPHTAIREDASMNLAAVDVLEQRFPGLDLILIESGGDNLAATFSPELADITIYVIDVSAGDKIPRKGGPGITRSDLLVINKIDLAPLVGASLEVMDRDAKKMRGARPFEFANIRAGKGLEEIAGFIIKAGGLPERIAA; this is translated from the coding sequence ATGGCAACTCCCCTCCCGGCTTCGGGCCCCTTGCGCGTCGGCATCGGCGGCCCCGTGGGTTCGGGCAAGACCGCGCTCATGGACGCACTTTGCAAATACCTGCGTGAGAGCTACCAGATCGCCGCGATCACCAACGACATCTACACGCGCGAGGACGCCGAGTTCCTCACCCGCGCCGGATCGCTCGATCCCGACCGTATCCTGGGCGTCGAGACCGGCGGCTGCCCGCACACTGCGATCCGCGAGGACGCCTCGATGAATCTCGCCGCGGTCGATGTGCTGGAGCAGCGCTTCCCGGGCCTCGACCTCATCCTGATCGAAAGCGGCGGCGACAATCTGGCGGCCACCTTCAGCCCGGAACTGGCCGACATCACCATCTATGTCATCGACGTTTCGGCAGGCGACAAGATCCCGCGCAAGGGCGGGCCGGGCATCACCCGAAGCGATCTGCTGGTGATCAACAAGATCGACCTTGCGCCGCTCGTCGGCGCCAGCCTTGAAGTCATGGACCGCGACGCGAAGAAGATGCGCGGCGCGCGGCCGTTCGAATTCGCCAACATTCGCGCTGGCAAGGGTCTCGAGGAGATCGCCGGCTTCATCATCAAGGCAGGCGGACTGCCGGAAAGGATTGCTGCATGA
- a CDS encoding HupE/UreJ family protein gives MKRLVSTFALAGLSLAPELALAHPGHGNGAFASGLLHPLTGADHLAAMLLVGLGAAVFLKRSGWVLPLAFLGGLTFGFVTGTWLPGSAAEAGIMASLVVLGLAAAFQVRTPAAIAAFLVAAFGYAHGASHGIEMPHDASPALFAGGFLATSALLHFGGYALARVLPNPALRLIGAGSAGFGLVLAGIS, from the coding sequence ATGAAGCGGCTCGTCTCCACTTTTGCCCTTGCAGGCCTTAGCCTCGCTCCCGAATTGGCCCTGGCCCACCCCGGACACGGCAACGGCGCATTCGCATCGGGGCTGCTCCATCCCCTGACCGGCGCCGACCACCTCGCCGCAATGCTGCTGGTGGGCCTTGGCGCTGCAGTGTTCCTGAAGCGGTCGGGCTGGGTACTTCCGCTCGCTTTTCTGGGCGGTCTGACCTTCGGATTCGTGACCGGAACCTGGCTGCCCGGTTCGGCCGCGGAAGCCGGGATCATGGCCTCGCTCGTCGTGCTTGGCCTTGCTGCGGCATTCCAGGTCCGCACGCCGGCTGCCATTGCGGCCTTTCTCGTCGCCGCTTTCGGTTATGCGCATGGCGCCAGCCATGGCATCGAGATGCCGCACGATGCCTCTCCGGCACTGTTTGCCGGTGGGTTTCTGGCGACCAGTGCCTTGCTCCACTTCGGCGGTTATGCTCTTGCCCGGGTGTTGCCGAACCCGGCTTTGCGCCTGATCGGGGCTGGCAGCGCGGGTTTCGGCCTCGTCCTGGCCGGGATTTCATGA
- a CDS encoding ATP-binding protein, translating to MSDVAVKRQVIVGTRRRYNQWVNNQTLEDYALRFTATRARRSSPAWVANTALGSIAFLACEALGATVTIGYGFESMAWALGVAAAIFLISGIPICYYGARYGVDMDLLTRGSGFGYLGSTITSAVYASFTFILFSIEAVILSAALQLCFGIPLPIGHMISAMVVIPIVAYGFHRISQWQNWTQPIWFILQVAPILFLVEQGSDGLALWTGFEGAEKVGSMASFAVALAVFLSLLPQIGEQVDYLRFLPEQEKVGKLRWWSALLATGPGWILVGGVKIALGSFLAVIALSSGMSANDAANPAMLYFMTFGGLVANPTGAVILTTVFVALCQIKINVTNAYAGSIASSNFFSRLTHRHPGRVVWLVFNTLIALMLMEGGIQTVVERVLTLYSNFAVAWFGAVIADLMINKPLGLSPPGIEFRRAYLYDLNPVGVGAMAISILCSTLCFAGLLGEVAQMLSPVIGLSVSFIFAPIIAAATRGRYYIARPQDKFETAECTCKVCENTFEAPDMAVCPVYDGAVCSLCCTLEARCHDACKVRPEAGVNLSALLERLLPGSITDVTYARIARFLVAYCVCLAIAGVVLLLIFYQREVAGDDPLVLASILKTVFVGFMAISGFGAWYFVLSRESQRAAEQETERQTVSLMEEIEAHARTDAELQRAKTAAENANLAKSRYIIGMSHEIRTPLNAISGYAQLLERDERVPVADAVRVIRRSATHLSDLVDGLVDVSRIENGSVRIARERVNLVDLLNQIVDMFRIQAAARGIQFDHSRPNHLPHWIYADQKRLRQVLINLISNAIKYTPAGSAALNVYWRNPVAEFEVVDTGVGIEASSLERIFEPFERIGTVRGQQGVGLGLTIARMLVDVMGGQLTVKSTPGLGSTFTVKMFFSEAPVPEKGPSEPAPQLSFAGPQRRILVVDDDSAHLELTRDLLTPIGFDLEFAENGRAAIEAYRRKRPDLVIMDVAMPEMSGWQAAHAIRQLDGDSVPILMVSANVHEFQRPRRPDDPHDDYIAKPYELDVLIDRISVLLDLEPAERPESAR from the coding sequence GTGTCGGACGTCGCGGTCAAGCGCCAGGTCATCGTCGGCACGCGCCGGCGCTACAACCAGTGGGTCAACAACCAGACGCTGGAAGACTATGCCCTGCGCTTCACCGCGACGCGCGCGCGAAGGAGCTCGCCTGCCTGGGTTGCCAATACTGCACTAGGCTCGATCGCTTTCCTTGCCTGCGAGGCGCTGGGCGCGACGGTCACCATCGGTTACGGCTTCGAAAGCATGGCCTGGGCGCTGGGCGTGGCGGCGGCAATTTTCCTGATTTCCGGCATACCGATCTGCTATTACGGCGCCCGCTACGGCGTCGACATGGACCTGCTCACGCGCGGATCGGGCTTCGGCTATCTTGGCTCGACGATCACTTCGGCGGTCTACGCCTCCTTCACCTTCATCCTGTTCTCGATCGAAGCGGTGATCCTGTCGGCAGCGCTTCAGTTGTGTTTCGGCATACCACTGCCGATCGGGCACATGATCAGCGCAATGGTGGTCATTCCCATCGTCGCCTACGGCTTTCACCGCATCAGCCAGTGGCAGAACTGGACGCAGCCGATCTGGTTCATCCTGCAGGTTGCGCCTATCCTGTTCCTCGTCGAGCAGGGCAGCGATGGCCTTGCCCTCTGGACCGGTTTCGAAGGCGCAGAGAAAGTCGGCTCGATGGCGAGTTTTGCGGTTGCGCTCGCCGTCTTCCTCTCACTGCTGCCGCAGATCGGAGAGCAGGTCGATTACCTGCGTTTCCTGCCCGAGCAGGAGAAAGTCGGCAAGCTGCGCTGGTGGTCGGCGCTGCTGGCGACCGGCCCGGGCTGGATTCTCGTGGGCGGCGTCAAGATTGCCCTGGGATCCTTCCTTGCCGTCATCGCGCTGTCCTCCGGCATGAGCGCGAATGATGCGGCCAATCCGGCCATGCTCTATTTCATGACCTTCGGCGGCCTCGTCGCCAACCCGACGGGCGCAGTGATACTGACCACGGTCTTCGTTGCGCTGTGCCAGATCAAGATCAACGTCACCAATGCCTATGCCGGCTCCATAGCGTCCTCGAATTTCTTCTCGCGCCTGACCCACCGGCATCCCGGTCGCGTCGTATGGCTGGTGTTCAATACCCTGATCGCGCTGATGCTGATGGAGGGCGGCATCCAGACCGTCGTCGAGCGGGTGCTGACGCTCTATTCCAACTTCGCGGTCGCGTGGTTCGGTGCGGTGATCGCCGACCTCATGATCAACAAGCCGCTCGGCCTCAGCCCGCCGGGCATCGAGTTTCGCCGCGCCTACCTTTATGACCTCAACCCGGTCGGGGTCGGCGCCATGGCGATCTCGATCCTGTGTTCGACACTTTGCTTCGCAGGGCTACTGGGAGAGGTGGCGCAGATGCTCTCCCCGGTAATCGGGCTGAGCGTATCGTTCATCTTCGCCCCGATCATCGCTGCCGCCACCCGGGGGCGCTATTACATCGCCCGTCCGCAGGACAAATTCGAAACCGCCGAATGCACCTGCAAGGTCTGCGAGAACACCTTCGAAGCACCGGATATGGCGGTCTGCCCGGTTTACGACGGCGCGGTCTGTTCACTGTGCTGTACGCTGGAGGCACGCTGCCACGATGCCTGCAAGGTCAGGCCGGAGGCCGGGGTCAACCTCTCCGCATTGCTCGAGCGCCTCCTGCCGGGCTCGATCACCGACGTGACCTATGCGCGCATCGCCCGCTTCCTCGTGGCCTACTGCGTCTGCCTTGCCATCGCCGGCGTGGTGCTGCTGTTGATCTTCTATCAGCGTGAAGTTGCCGGGGACGACCCGCTGGTCCTTGCCAGCATTCTCAAGACCGTTTTCGTCGGTTTCATGGCGATTTCAGGTTTCGGCGCCTGGTATTTCGTTCTCTCGCGGGAAAGCCAGCGGGCGGCAGAGCAGGAAACGGAACGCCAGACCGTGTCACTCATGGAAGAAATCGAGGCGCACGCGCGTACCGATGCCGAACTGCAGCGGGCCAAGACGGCGGCGGAGAATGCCAACCTTGCCAAGAGCCGCTACATCATCGGTATGAGCCACGAGATCCGCACGCCGCTCAACGCAATCTCTGGCTACGCACAGTTGCTGGAGCGCGACGAACGCGTACCGGTCGCCGACGCTGTGCGCGTCATCCGGCGCAGCGCCACCCACTTGTCCGATCTCGTCGACGGTCTCGTCGATGTATCACGGATCGAGAACGGTTCGGTCCGGATCGCCCGCGAGCGTGTGAACCTCGTCGATCTGCTCAACCAGATCGTGGACATGTTCCGTATTCAGGCCGCCGCGCGGGGAATCCAGTTCGACCATAGCCGGCCGAACCATTTGCCGCACTGGATCTATGCCGACCAGAAGCGGCTGCGGCAGGTGCTCATCAATCTCATTTCCAACGCGATCAAGTATACGCCTGCCGGGTCCGCGGCGCTCAACGTCTATTGGCGCAATCCGGTCGCGGAATTCGAAGTGGTCGATACCGGAGTCGGTATCGAAGCAAGCAGTCTGGAACGCATCTTCGAACCATTCGAGCGGATCGGCACGGTCCGCGGACAGCAGGGCGTAGGCCTGGGCCTGACGATCGCACGCATGCTTGTCGATGTCATGGGCGGGCAGCTTACCGTGAAGAGTACGCCGGGCCTGGGCAGCACCTTTACCGTGAAGATGTTCTTCTCCGAGGCGCCCGTGCCGGAAAAAGGGCCGTCGGAGCCTGCTCCCCAACTGTCCTTTGCCGGGCCGCAGCGGCGCATTCTGGTCGTCGACGACGATTCCGCGCACCTCGAACTGACCCGGGACCTTTTGACCCCGATTGGATTCGATCTCGAGTTTGCCGAGAACGGGCGCGCTGCGATCGAGGCCTATCGCCGCAAACGGCCCGATCTCGTCATCATGGATGTCGCCATGCCCGAGATGAGCGGATGGCAAGCTGCCCATGCGATCAGGCAACTCGATGGCGACAGCGTTCCGATCCTGATGGTCTCTGCCAATGTCCACGAGTTCCAGCGGCCGCGCAGGCCCGACGATCCGCATGACGATTACATCGCCAAGCCCTACGAACTCGATGTTCTGATCGATCGGATCTCTGTCCTGCTCGACCTCGAACCCGCCGAACGACCGGAGTCCGCGCGATGA
- a CDS encoding DNA-binding response regulator, whose amino-acid sequence MTARILVVDDDPETRGMIEAFLRSEGHEPILAADGAIALGLLDEARPDLVLLDAVMPGLDGFETCRLLKSDPRASDVPVIFMTGLSDSDHVVRGLEAGGVDYVTKPVVLNVLSARIRVHLGNSSGARKAMTGLDGMGAQLVSCDARGHIGWTTPAAQRVLDGFSPDKRTALQSLLAELIVEASQRTVTVVLGAERFDVTLVGEAGGAEHMFRIALSREGREGDMLRDAFGLTPREADVLLWTARGKSNKDMSEILNISARTVNKHLEQIFVKIGVENRASAAAAATRVIYET is encoded by the coding sequence ATGACGGCCCGCATCCTCGTCGTCGATGACGATCCCGAAACGCGCGGGATGATCGAAGCATTTCTGCGCAGCGAAGGGCACGAACCGATCCTTGCTGCCGATGGTGCGATCGCGCTTGGGCTGCTGGACGAGGCGCGACCGGACCTCGTGCTGCTCGACGCGGTGATGCCGGGGCTGGACGGATTCGAGACATGCCGCCTGCTCAAGTCCGACCCGCGCGCCAGCGATGTGCCCGTCATATTCATGACCGGGCTTTCCGATAGCGACCATGTCGTGCGTGGACTGGAAGCGGGCGGGGTGGACTATGTAACCAAACCCGTGGTTCTGAACGTGTTGAGTGCGCGCATCCGCGTCCATCTCGGCAATTCCAGCGGCGCGCGCAAGGCGATGACCGGGCTTGATGGGATGGGCGCGCAGTTGGTCAGCTGCGATGCGCGCGGCCACATTGGCTGGACTACACCTGCCGCGCAGCGCGTGCTTGACGGATTTTCACCGGACAAGCGAACCGCATTGCAATCGCTGCTCGCTGAACTGATCGTTGAAGCCTCGCAGCGCACAGTCACTGTCGTCCTGGGGGCGGAACGGTTCGATGTCACCCTGGTCGGCGAAGCAGGCGGCGCCGAGCACATGTTCCGCATCGCCCTCTCGCGCGAGGGGCGCGAGGGCGACATGCTGCGCGATGCCTTCGGCCTGACCCCGCGCGAAGCGGACGTCCTCTTGTGGACCGCGCGCGGCAAGTCGAACAAGGACATGAGCGAGATCCTCAACATCAGCGCACGTACGGTGAACAAGCACCTCGAACAGATCTTCGTGAAGATCGGCGTCGAAAACCGCGCTTCCGCTGCCGCTGCCGCGACGCGGGTGATCTACGAGACCTGA